The proteins below come from a single Falco peregrinus isolate bFalPer1 chromosome Z, bFalPer1.pri, whole genome shotgun sequence genomic window:
- the MRPL17 gene encoding 39S ribosomal protein L17, mitochondrial: protein MRLSVAAAISHGRVYRKFGLGPRSRLDLLRNLVTALVRHERIEAPWARADEMRGYAERLIEYAKLGDTNERAMRMADFWLTEKDLIHKLFKVLAPRFQPHPGSYTRLLHIPNRDGIDRAKMAVIELKGNPFPPLIRPRRDTEKTLLNQLLKGYREDMQQARAPQAPEGTPV from the exons ATGCGGCTGTCGGTGGCGGCTGCTATCTCTCACGGGCGCGTGTACCGGAAGTTTGGGCTAGGCCCGCGCTCGCGCCTCGACTTGCTGCGGAACCTGGTGACGGCGCTGGTGCGGCATGAGCGCATCGAGGCGCCCTGGGCGCGGGCCGACGAGATGCGGGGCTATGCCGAGCGG CTCATCGAGTACGCCAAGCTGGGGGACACCAACGAGCGTGCCATGCGCATGGCAGATTTCTGGCTGACG GAGAAGGACCTCATCCACAAGCTGTTCAAGGTGCTGGCACCCCGGTTCCAGCCCCACCCCGGAAGCTACACCCGCCTGCTGCACATCCCCAACCGAGATGGCATAGACCGTGCCAAGATGGCAGTCATCGAGCTCAAGGGGAACCCCTTCCCGCCACTCATCCGCCCACGTCGCGACACCGAGAAGACGCTGCTCAACCAGCTACTGAAGGGCTACCGGGAGGACATGCAGCAGGCCAGAGCCCCGCAGGCCCCTGAGGGCACCCCTGTCTAG